Proteins co-encoded in one Streptococcus ruminicola genomic window:
- a CDS encoding zinc ABC transporter substrate-binding protein AdcA: protein MKKKFLLFINLLALLFAWQVSHIKQVAADDKIKVVTTFYPVYEFTKAVTGDSADVSMLIKAGTEPHDFEPSTKNVATISDADMFVYMDDSMETWVKKVKKSINSDNLTIVRASGDMLLMAGTAEEEGEDHDEHEGHSHEYDPHVWLSPKRAVTLVENIRDAFVAKYPDKADTFKANSAAYIEKLNDLDKAYTDGLSNAKQKSFVTQHAAFGYLALDYGLNQISIAGISPEVEPSAKRIASLTKYVKKYDIKYIYFEENASSKVAATLADEAGVKTKVLNPLESLTNKQIKAGEDYFSVMKENLKALKLTTDVKGKEIKAETDDTKTVQHGYFKDKDVTDRKLSDWTGKWQSAYPYLLDGTLDPVWDYKAKASKGEQTAQEVKDYYTKGYQTDVEQIIIDGKKNKVTFVQNGEKHTYTYKYVGHKILKYKKGNRSVRYLFETDDKDAGEFKYIQFSDHNITSTDVEHFHLFWGNSSQDEILKEMEHWPTYFPAKESGQEIAQHLVAH from the coding sequence ATGAAGAAGAAATTTCTTTTGTTCATAAATTTACTTGCACTTTTGTTTGCATGGCAAGTTAGCCATATCAAGCAAGTTGCAGCAGATGACAAGATTAAAGTTGTGACAACTTTTTATCCTGTCTATGAGTTCACCAAAGCTGTCACAGGAGATTCAGCCGATGTGTCGATGCTGATTAAAGCAGGAACTGAGCCGCATGATTTTGAACCATCTACAAAAAATGTAGCTACGATTTCAGATGCTGATATGTTTGTCTACATGGATGATAGCATGGAAACATGGGTTAAGAAAGTCAAAAAATCAATTAATTCTGATAACCTAACTATCGTTCGAGCAAGTGGAGATATGCTTCTCATGGCTGGTACAGCTGAAGAAGAAGGCGAAGACCATGACGAGCATGAAGGACATAGTCATGAATATGACCCACATGTCTGGCTCTCACCAAAACGTGCGGTTACCTTGGTTGAAAATATCCGAGATGCTTTTGTTGCTAAATACCCTGATAAAGCTGATACTTTTAAAGCCAACAGCGCAGCTTACATTGAAAAACTCAATGACTTAGATAAAGCCTACACAGATGGACTTTCAAATGCCAAACAAAAAAGCTTCGTGACGCAGCATGCTGCTTTTGGTTATTTAGCACTTGATTATGGTTTGAACCAAATATCAATTGCTGGGATTTCACCAGAAGTAGAACCTTCAGCAAAACGTATTGCAAGCCTTACAAAATACGTTAAAAAATATGATATCAAATACATTTATTTTGAAGAGAATGCGTCAAGTAAAGTTGCTGCAACGCTAGCAGATGAAGCTGGTGTAAAAACAAAAGTTTTAAATCCGCTAGAAAGCTTAACTAACAAACAAATCAAAGCTGGCGAAGATTACTTCTCAGTCATGAAAGAAAATCTGAAAGCTTTGAAATTGACAACTGACGTCAAAGGTAAAGAAATCAAAGCTGAAACAGATGACACCAAAACTGTTCAGCACGGCTATTTCAAAGATAAAGACGTTACTGATCGTAAATTAAGTGATTGGACAGGAAAATGGCAATCTGCTTACCCATACCTTCTTGATGGTACACTTGATCCTGTCTGGGATTATAAAGCCAAAGCTTCAAAAGGTGAACAAACTGCTCAAGAAGTAAAAGACTATTACACAAAAGGTTACCAAACGGACGTTGAACAAATCATCATTGATGGTAAGAAAAACAAAGTTACTTTTGTTCAAAATGGTGAAAAACATACCTACACTTACAAATACGTTGGTCACAAAATTTTGAAATACAAGAAAGGTAACCGTAGTGTTCGTTATTTGTTTGAAACAGATGACAAAGATGCTGGCGAATTCAAATACATTCAATTCAGCGACCATAATATCACATCAACAGACGTTGAACACTTCCATCTCTTCTGGGGTAACAGTAGCCAAGACGAAATTCTAAAAGAAATGGAACATTGGCCAACTTACTTCCCAGCTAAAGAATCTGGTCAAGAAATTGCCCAACACCTTGTTGCTCACTAA
- a CDS encoding C69 family dipeptidase, with amino-acid sequence MSCTTILVGKKASYDGSTIIARTEDSQSGDFTPKQFIVVNPEDQPRHYKSVLSSFEIDLPDNPMRYTSVPDALRKDGIWGEAGINEANVAMSETETITTNARVLGADPLVESGIGEEDMLTLVLPYVRTAREGVERLGAILEEYGTYESNGVAISDVDEIWWLETVGGHHWIARRVPDDCYVTNPNQLGIDHFEFNNPDDYMYSSDLREFIEDNNLDLTYSNEHFNPRYAFGSQRDKDRHYNTPRAWAMQRFLNPEIKQDPRSFFIPWAQKPYRKITVEDVKYVLSNHYQDTEFDPYGPEGDAVSQRTFRTIGINRTSQTAILQLRPDQPHDTTGIQWLAYGSMPFGTMVPFFTQISTTPGYFANTGENVSTDSFYWANRLIAAIADPHFHQHEGDIEAYVEKTMAAGHARIKRVDCALANAESVDFDAENQAMSDYIQEETQKLLNKILFDASNLMTNRFSVSD; translated from the coding sequence ATGAGTTGCACTACAATTCTTGTCGGTAAAAAAGCGTCATATGATGGTTCAACCATCATTGCTCGAACTGAAGATTCACAAAGTGGTGATTTCACACCGAAACAATTTATCGTGGTTAATCCAGAAGATCAACCACGTCATTATAAATCAGTTTTATCTTCATTTGAAATCGATTTGCCAGACAACCCAATGCGCTACACATCAGTGCCAGATGCTTTGCGTAAAGATGGTATTTGGGGTGAAGCTGGTATCAACGAAGCCAATGTTGCCATGAGTGAGACAGAAACCATCACGACAAATGCGCGTGTCTTGGGTGCTGACCCGCTCGTTGAATCAGGTATTGGTGAAGAAGATATGCTAACATTGGTGCTTCCATATGTTCGCACAGCGCGTGAAGGGGTAGAGCGCCTTGGTGCTATCCTAGAAGAATACGGAACATACGAATCAAATGGTGTGGCTATTTCAGACGTTGATGAAATTTGGTGGTTAGAAACTGTCGGTGGCCACCACTGGATTGCTCGTCGTGTGCCAGATGATTGTTATGTGACAAATCCAAACCAACTTGGTATTGATCATTTCGAATTTAACAATCCTGATGATTACATGTACTCAAGTGACTTGCGTGAATTCATCGAAGATAATAACTTGGATTTGACATATTCAAACGAACACTTCAATCCACGCTATGCTTTTGGTAGTCAACGTGATAAAGACCGTCATTACAACACTCCACGTGCTTGGGCAATGCAACGTTTCTTGAATCCAGAAATCAAACAAGACCCACGCAGTTTCTTTATCCCATGGGCACAAAAACCATACCGCAAAATTACTGTCGAAGATGTGAAATATGTCTTGAGCAATCATTATCAAGATACTGAATTTGACCCATATGGACCAGAAGGTGATGCTGTTAGCCAACGTACCTTCCGTACAATCGGTATCAACCGCACAAGCCAAACAGCTATTCTTCAATTGCGTCCAGACCAACCACACGACACAACAGGTATTCAATGGTTGGCATATGGCTCAATGCCTTTTGGAACAATGGTGCCATTCTTTACTCAAATTTCTACAACACCAGGATATTTTGCAAATACTGGCGAAAATGTTTCAACAGATTCGTTCTACTGGGCAAACCGCTTGATTGCTGCGATTGCTGATCCACATTTCCACCAACACGAAGGTGATATTGAAGCCTATGTTGAAAAAACAATGGCAGCTGGACATGCACGCATCAAACGTGTTGATTGTGCTTTGGCAAATGCTGAAAGCGTTGATTTCGATGCTGAAAACCAAGCTATGAGTGATTACATCCAAGAAGAAACTCAAAAACTTTTGAATAAAATTCTTTTTGATGCAAGCAATCTCATGACAAACCGTTTCTCAGTAAGCGACTAA
- the whiA gene encoding DNA-binding protein WhiA, translating into MSFTVKVKEELLNLSRFDKSELSAIIKMSGSLGLTGAGLTLSITTENAKVARHIYELIETIYHVQPEIKYHQKTNLRKNRVYTVFVAKNVREILNDLQLADSFFGIEMGITPSILEDDDKGRAYLRGAFLATGTIRDPESGKYQLEIFSVYQDHAEDLANLMRKFILDAKVIEHKNGAVTYLQKAEDIMDFLIVIGAMECKESFEEVKIMRETRNDVNRANNAETANIAKTVTASMKTINNIIKIMDTVGLETLPIELQQVAKIRVENPDYSIQQIADHLEGTLTKSGVNHRLRKINKIANEL; encoded by the coding sequence ATGAGTTTTACAGTAAAAGTTAAAGAAGAATTGTTGAATTTATCGCGATTTGATAAGAGTGAATTATCAGCTATTATCAAAATGTCAGGAAGCCTCGGCTTAACAGGTGCTGGACTGACCTTGTCAATCACAACAGAAAATGCCAAGGTAGCCCGTCATATCTATGAACTGATTGAAACGATTTACCACGTCCAGCCTGAAATCAAGTATCATCAAAAGACAAATCTACGTAAGAATCGTGTTTATACTGTTTTTGTTGCCAAAAATGTCAGAGAAATTTTGAACGACTTGCAGCTGGCTGATTCTTTCTTTGGGATTGAAATGGGAATTACCCCAAGTATCCTAGAAGATGATGACAAGGGACGTGCTTATCTGCGTGGTGCTTTCTTGGCGACTGGGACCATTCGTGACCCAGAGTCAGGAAAATACCAACTGGAAATTTTTTCCGTTTATCAAGACCACGCCGAAGATTTGGCAAACTTGATGCGAAAATTTATCCTTGATGCCAAGGTTATTGAACATAAAAATGGAGCAGTGACCTATTTGCAAAAGGCTGAAGATATCATGGATTTCTTGATTGTCATCGGAGCGATGGAATGTAAAGAAAGCTTTGAAGAAGTTAAGATTATGCGTGAGACGCGCAATGACGTTAACCGTGCCAATAATGCGGAAACAGCTAACATTGCAAAAACCGTGACAGCCAGCATGAAGACTATCAATAATATCATTAAAATTATGGATACCGTTGGACTTGAGACCTTACCAATTGAATTGCAACAAGTGGCTAAGATTCGTGTAGAAAATCCTGATTACTCGATTCAGCAAATTGCAGACCATTTGGAAGGAACTTTGACCAAGAGCGGTGTCAATCATCGATTGCGTAAAATCAATAAAATTGCAAATGAATTATAA
- a CDS encoding YvcK family protein — translation MRKPKITVIGGGTGIPVILNSLRHEEVDITAIVTVADDGGSSGALRSVMQLTPPGDLRNVLVAMSDMPKFYEKVFQYRFAQGDGPLAGHPLGNLIISGIAEMEGSTYSAMQILTKFFHVTGKIYPASENPLTLHAVFKDGYEVAGESHIAGYQGMIDHVYVTNTYNDDEPTASRKVVDAIMDSDMIVLGPGSLFTSILPNLVIPEIKQALIDTKAEVAYVCNIMTQYGETEHFTDADHVEVLNRHLGKDVIDTVLVNIQKVPQDYMDHNKFDEYLVQVEHDFAGLRKQVKRVISSDFLRLENGGAFHNGDYVVEELMNLVRVKKR, via the coding sequence ATGAGAAAACCTAAAATTACCGTTATCGGTGGAGGAACAGGGATTCCCGTCATTTTAAATAGTTTGAGACACGAAGAGGTCGATATTACAGCCATCGTAACGGTTGCTGATGATGGAGGCAGTTCAGGAGCCCTGCGTTCGGTTATGCAACTGACACCACCAGGAGACCTTAGAAATGTTCTCGTGGCTATGAGTGATATGCCTAAGTTTTACGAAAAAGTCTTTCAATATCGCTTTGCGCAAGGAGATGGTCCGCTTGCTGGCCACCCTCTTGGAAATCTTATCATTTCAGGAATCGCTGAAATGGAAGGTTCTACTTACAGCGCTATGCAGATTTTGACAAAATTCTTTCACGTTACAGGGAAAATTTACCCAGCAAGTGAAAACCCATTGACCTTGCATGCTGTTTTTAAAGATGGCTATGAAGTCGCTGGTGAGAGTCATATCGCTGGTTATCAAGGAATGATTGACCATGTTTATGTGACCAATACTTACAATGATGACGAACCAACTGCCAGTCGCAAAGTAGTTGATGCAATCATGGATAGTGACATGATTGTCCTTGGACCTGGTTCTTTGTTTACATCAATTTTGCCAAATTTGGTTATTCCTGAAATCAAGCAGGCACTTATTGATACCAAAGCTGAAGTTGCTTATGTTTGTAACATCATGACACAATATGGTGAAACCGAACATTTCACGGATGCTGACCACGTCGAAGTGCTCAATCGTCATCTTGGTAAAGATGTTATTGATACGGTTCTCGTCAATATTCAAAAAGTGCCGCAAGATTACATGGACCACAATAAATTTGATGAATACTTGGTTCAAGTTGAACATGATTTTGCAGGACTTCGTAAGCAAGTCAAACGAGTGATTTCATCTGATTTTCTTCGTTTGGAAAATGGCGGAGCTTTTCACAATGGCGACTATGTCGTTGAAGAATTAATGAACCTTGTGAGGGTGAAGAAGCGATGA
- the rapZ gene encoding RNase adapter RapZ, translating to MSDKEINLVIVTGMSGAGKTVAIQSFEDLGYFTIDNMPPTLVPKFIELVEKTSDNNRVALVVDMRSRLFFNEITSVLDKIDSNPKIDFKILFLDATDGELVARYKETRRSHPLAADGRILDGIKLERELLAPLKNLSQNVVDTTELTPRQLRKTISEQFSSDENQASFRIEVMSFGFKYGLPLDADLVFDVRFLPNPYYKPELRNQTGLEKDVYDYVMNHEESEDFYQHLIGLIKPILPGYKKEGKSVLTIAIGCTGGQHRSVAFAHRLAEELKADWVVNETHRDKNRRKETVNRS from the coding sequence ATGTCTGATAAAGAGATTAACTTAGTTATTGTAACTGGGATGAGCGGTGCTGGTAAGACAGTTGCCATTCAATCCTTTGAAGATTTAGGGTATTTTACCATCGATAACATGCCACCAACTTTGGTGCCAAAATTTATTGAATTAGTTGAAAAAACAAGTGACAATAATCGTGTTGCTCTTGTGGTGGACATGCGTAGTCGTCTCTTCTTCAACGAAATTACTTCTGTTTTAGATAAAATTGATTCAAATCCAAAAATTGACTTCAAGATTCTTTTCTTGGATGCAACAGATGGCGAACTGGTAGCTCGTTATAAAGAAACACGTCGTAGTCACCCATTAGCAGCTGATGGACGTATTTTAGACGGAATCAAGTTAGAACGTGAATTGCTTGCGCCTTTGAAAAATTTGAGTCAAAATGTGGTTGATACAACAGAATTAACCCCTCGTCAATTGCGTAAGACAATTTCTGAACAATTTTCAAGTGATGAAAATCAAGCCTCATTTCGTATTGAAGTCATGAGTTTTGGTTTCAAATATGGCCTACCACTCGATGCAGACTTGGTATTTGACGTACGTTTCTTGCCAAATCCATACTACAAACCAGAACTTCGCAATCAAACAGGTCTTGAAAAAGATGTTTATGATTATGTCATGAATCATGAGGAATCAGAAGATTTCTACCAACATTTGATTGGCCTCATTAAACCTATTTTGCCAGGCTACAAAAAAGAAGGAAAATCTGTATTGACTATTGCTATTGGTTGTACAGGTGGTCAACACCGAAGTGTTGCCTTTGCTCATCGCTTGGCTGAAGAGCTAAAAGCGGACTGGGTGGTTAATGAAACCCACCGCGATAAAAATCGTCGCAAGGAGACTGTGAACCGTTCATGA
- a CDS encoding DUF1003 domain-containing protein has product MSQKQLMQDSIDHHDYPIEEGVIIDSLDIRLQEIIKKQHPDIASGAFISHKNLTYYRLLFLEEIIDKANRKNDYVREAVYDATKHQGYTALDVQDQLDRKITFGQKIADDVARFGGSWTFIITFICFMGVWMALNVVKPFGIVFDKYPFILLNLALSTLAAIQAPLIMMSQNRASDYDRLQAKNDYNVNKVSEEGIRLLHTKLDHLVQQDQSDLLEIQKLQTEMLASLTKQLVSMQEEQARLVGQIEKMRRSEENV; this is encoded by the coding sequence ATGAGTCAAAAACAGCTAATGCAAGATAGCATTGATCATCACGATTATCCAATTGAAGAGGGAGTTATCATCGATTCTCTGGATATTAGATTACAAGAGATTATCAAAAAGCAGCATCCTGATATTGCTAGTGGTGCCTTTATTAGCCATAAGAATCTGACTTACTATCGTCTTCTTTTTTTAGAGGAGATTATTGATAAAGCCAATCGTAAAAATGATTATGTCCGTGAAGCTGTCTACGATGCGACTAAGCACCAAGGGTATACGGCTTTAGATGTCCAAGACCAATTGGACAGAAAAATCACCTTTGGACAAAAAATTGCTGATGATGTAGCTCGTTTTGGCGGGTCATGGACGTTCATTATCACTTTTATCTGCTTTATGGGAGTTTGGATGGCTTTAAATGTTGTGAAGCCTTTTGGCATTGTATTTGACAAATATCCCTTCATCTTGCTAAACCTTGCTTTGTCAACGCTGGCAGCGATTCAAGCCCCTTTGATTATGATGAGTCAGAACCGTGCTTCAGATTATGATCGCTTGCAAGCCAAAAATGATTACAATGTTAACAAGGTATCAGAAGAAGGAATTCGATTGTTACATACAAAATTGGATCACTTGGTTCAGCAAGACCAGTCGGATTTACTAGAAATTCAGAAATTACAAACGGAAATGTTAGCTTCTTTGACAAAACAATTAGTGAGTATGCAGGAAGAACAGGCACGTTTAGTGGGACAAATTGAAAAAATGAGAAGGAGCGAAGAAAATGTCTGA
- a CDS encoding TetR/AcrR family transcriptional regulator, which translates to MKLTDIRYLRTEKLIFDAFAKLLSEKPYEKITVQDIADEAMINRATFYAHYADKDDLQKGIQQQVLEQMSDMIDAAQITNGERVKVKRAEKLLTDFYHGLEKNAAIAKIVLKSISQEVMQEEFGSLVHEKYDHLLAKLNVTESGEQVPTEFIVAYLTSIFSGTLLWWIKSNFSMPAKELARLVLTLVSNGHLTVMGVIIDRED; encoded by the coding sequence ATGAAACTTACTGATATTCGTTATTTGAGAACAGAAAAATTGATTTTTGATGCCTTTGCCAAACTTCTCAGCGAGAAACCTTATGAGAAAATTACGGTACAAGATATTGCTGATGAAGCCATGATTAATCGTGCCACTTTTTATGCACATTATGCGGACAAAGATGACCTTCAAAAAGGGATTCAGCAACAAGTTCTAGAGCAAATGTCTGACATGATTGATGCAGCACAGATTACAAATGGTGAACGCGTAAAAGTTAAACGAGCTGAGAAACTTTTAACGGACTTTTATCATGGATTGGAGAAAAATGCTGCGATTGCTAAAATTGTTCTAAAAAGCATTTCTCAGGAAGTCATGCAAGAAGAATTTGGAAGTTTGGTACATGAAAAATATGATCATTTGCTTGCGAAACTAAATGTCACTGAATCTGGCGAGCAAGTGCCAACAGAATTTATCGTGGCCTATCTGACCAGTATTTTTTCAGGGACTTTACTTTGGTGGATTAAGTCAAATTTTTCAATGCCAGCAAAAGAACTAGCCCGCTTGGTTTTGACCTTGGTTAGTAATGGCCACCTTACTGTTATGGGCGTCATCATCGACCGAGAAGATTAG
- a CDS encoding RidA family protein, whose amino-acid sequence MAKTIHTDKAPAAIGPYVQGKVVGNFLFASGQVPLSPETGEVIGTSIQEQTKQVLKNISAILAEAGTDFDHVVKTTCFLSDMDDFVPFNEVYATAFKADFPARSAVEVARLPKDVKVEIEVIAYLD is encoded by the coding sequence ATGGCGAAAACAATTCACACGGACAAAGCGCCAGCAGCAATTGGTCCTTACGTTCAAGGAAAAGTTGTTGGTAACTTCCTTTTTGCTTCAGGTCAAGTTCCTTTGTCACCTGAAACTGGTGAAGTTATTGGGACAAGCATTCAAGAACAAACCAAACAAGTCCTTAAAAATATTTCTGCGATTTTAGCAGAAGCAGGTACTGATTTTGACCATGTGGTTAAAACGACATGTTTCTTAAGCGACATGGATGACTTTGTTCCATTTAATGAAGTTTATGCTACGGCTTTTAAAGCTGATTTCCCAGCGCGCTCTGCTGTTGAAGTTGCTCGTTTGCCAAAAGACGTCAAGGTAGAAATTGAAGTCATCGCTTATCTCGACTAG